A genomic stretch from Patagioenas fasciata isolate bPatFas1 chromosome 8, bPatFas1.hap1, whole genome shotgun sequence includes:
- the DPCD gene encoding protein DPCD, whose protein sequence is MAVPSWLERLQAASKTALVQDGKRKVHYLFEDGKEMAEEYDVKTGQLVSRKWREKNTLGGTGKWQVEVGEPTSPLLGALESELIKESSSNPVFMRKDTLSSFQWRIRNLPYPKEVYSVSVEKEQRCCVIQTTNKKYYKKFSIPDLDRYQLPLDAAALSFTHANNTLIITYQKPKEILAAEEQLQKELKKIKAANSGDGDCKTQ, encoded by the exons ATGGCGGTACCAAGCTGGCTGGAGAGGCTGCAGGCCGCCAGCAAGACAGCGCTGGTGCAGGACG GTAAGCGGAAGGTCCACTACCTGTTTGAAGATGGGAAGGAGATGGCTGAAGAGTACGATGTGAAGACCGGTCAGTTAGTGA GTAGAAAATGGCGAGAGAAGAACACCCTTGGGGGCACAGGCAAATGGCAGGTTGAAGTGGGAGAGCCAACCTCCCCACTCCTGGGAGCACTGGAATCAGAGCTCATAAAGGAAAGCAGCTCCAAT CCTGTCTTCATGAGGAAGGATACCCTGAGCAGCTTCCAGTGGCGGATCCGTAACCTGCCCTACCCCAAGGAAGTGTACAGCGTCTCCGTGGAGAAGGAGCAGCGCTGCTGTGTGATCCAAACCACCAACAAGAA GTACTACAAGAAGTTCTCTATTCCTGACCTGGACCGATACCAGCTCCCCTTGGATGCAGCTGCACTGAGCTTCACTCATGCCAACAACACCCTGATCATCACG TACCAGAAGCCAAAGGAGATCTTggctgcagaagagcagctgcaGAAGGAGCTGAAGAAGATAAAGGCAGCAAACAGTGGGGATGGCGACTGTAAGACCCAGTAG
- the POLL gene encoding DNA polymerase lambda isoform X1 produces MEPQGIVKAFPKRKKVRDDLGKSVPPKISKEEGTEIPEAEWLKPVTAYVLQAGIGQARAEIFHKQIVQNGGVVHNQLSSEVSHIIVAEDMDCNRALRLLKLTKLPPGLQLVKASWLSACIRDQKLLSTAGYGVFIPCSRYLKEGELQKEQQQQEVLGSEEIQPPVEEGAVNPNAEAQVGDSSQQGLGILGQQQLAEKVSDEEDSEGEDASVTQGDLEALISGRYPVKSSEETSDSSSTVAQPASKWVCAHSSNSKKENHNQCITEKLEVLAKAYSVQGDKWRTLGYTKAINALKSYHKPVTSFQEACKIPGIGKRMAEKILEILESGHLRKLDHISESVPVLELFSNIWGAGAKTAQMWYQQGFRTLDDIRAKATLTSQQAVGLKHYKDFLERMPREEAAEIEQTVRRAALALQPGLVCVACGSYRRGKPTCGDVDVLVTHPDGQSHRGVFSKLLDSLHRSGFLTDDLVSQEDNGDQKKYLGVCRLPGPAQRHRRLDIIVVPYSEFACALLYFTGSAHFNRSMRALAKTKGMSLSEHALSSAVMRGPGGVKVASGHTVPTPTERDVFIQLGLPYREPSERDW; encoded by the exons ATGGAGCCACAAGGGATTGTCAAAGCCTTTCCCAAGAGGAAGAAGGTGAGGGACGACTTGGGGAAAAGTGTCCCTCCAAAGATCTCAAAAGAGGAAGGAACAGAGATACCTGAGG CAGAGTGGCTGAAACCTGTCACTGCTTACGTTTTGCAAGCTGGCATCGGCCAAGCCAGGGCAGAGATCTTCCACAAGCAGATTGTCCAGAACGGCGGTGTCGTACACAACCAGCTCTCCTCAGAGGTGTCACACATCATTGTGGCTGAAGACATGGACTGTAATCGGGCCCTTCGGCTCCTTAAATTAACCAAGCTGCCTCCAGGGTTGCAGCTAGTGAAGGCATCCTGGCTAAGTGCTTGCATCAGAGACCAGAAGCTGTTGAGTACTGCTGGCTATGGTGTCTTTATCCCTTGCAG CAGGTACCTGAAGGAGGGAGAACTGcagaaagagcagcagcagcaggaggtacTGGGCAGTGAAGAGATCCAGCCCCCAGTGGAGGAGGGAGCAGTGAATCCAAATGCTGAAGCACAGGTCGGGGATTCCTCACAGCAAGGCCTGGGCATCCTTGGACAGCAACAGCTGGCTGAG AAAGTCTCTGATGAAGAAGACAGTGAAGGAGAAGATGCTAGTGTCACCCAGGGAGATCTGGAAGCACTGATATCTGGCCGCTACCCTGTGAAATCATCAGAGGAGACCAGTGACAGCTCTTCCACAGTGGCGCAGCCTGCCAGCAAGTGGGTGTGTGCCCATTCCTCCAACAGCAAGAAGGAGAATCACAACCAATGCATCACAGAGAAGCTGGAAGTGCTGGCAAAGGCCTATTCTGTCCAGGGGGACAAATGGAGAACTCTGGGCTACACCAAAGCCATCAATGCACTCAAGAGCTACCACAAACCAGTCACCTCCTTCCAG GAAGCCTGTAAAATTCCTGGGATTGGGAAGCGAATGGCAGAGAAGATCCTGGAGATCTTGGAGAGTGGGCATCTGCGCAAGCTGGATCACATCAGCGAAAGCGTGCCTGTACTGGAGCTGTTTTCCAACATCTGGGGAGCAGGGGCCAAGACGGCTCAGATGTGGTACCAGCAG GGTTTCCGAACGCTGGATGATATCCGTGCCAAGGCGACTCTCACCAGCCAGCAAGCTGTGGGGCTGAAGCACTACAAGGATTTCCTGGAGCGCATGCCCCGGGAGGAAGCTGCAGAGATAGAACAGACC GTCAGACGAGCTGCACTGGCCCTGCAGCCTGGGCTCGTGTGTGTGGCATGTGGTTCCTACCGTCGGGGGAAGCCCACCTGTGGAGACGTGGACGTGCTGGTCACTCACCCGGATGGGCAGTCTCACCGTGGGGTGTTCAGCAAGCTGCTTGACAGCCTCCACAGGAGCG GCTTCCTTACAGATGACCTGGTGAGTCAGGAGGACAATGGTGATCAGAAGAAGTACCTGGGGGTATGCCGCCTCCCTGGGCCAGCCCAGCGTCACCGCCGGCTTGACATCATTGTGGTGCCTTATAGTGAGTTTGCCTGCGCTCTGCTCTACTTCACTGGCTCGGCTCACTTCAACCGCTCCATGCGTGCCCTGGCCAAGACCAAGGGTATGAGCCTCTCAGAGCATGCCCTCAGCTCGGCTGTGATGCGAGGCCCTGGAGGTGTCAAGGTGGCCTCTGGCCATACAGTGCCCACCCCTACGGAGAGAGATGTCTTCattcagctggggctgccttACCGGGAGCCCTCAGAACGGGACTGGTGA
- the POLL gene encoding DNA polymerase lambda isoform X2, which translates to MEPQGIVKAFPKRKKVRDDLGKSVPPKISKEEGTEIPEAEWLKPVTAYVLQAGIGQARAEIFHKQIVQNGGVVHNQLSSEVSHIIVAEDMDCNRALRLLKLTKLPPGLQLVKASWLSACIRDQKLLSTAGYGVFIPCRYLKEGELQKEQQQQEVLGSEEIQPPVEEGAVNPNAEAQVGDSSQQGLGILGQQQLAEKVSDEEDSEGEDASVTQGDLEALISGRYPVKSSEETSDSSSTVAQPASKWVCAHSSNSKKENHNQCITEKLEVLAKAYSVQGDKWRTLGYTKAINALKSYHKPVTSFQEACKIPGIGKRMAEKILEILESGHLRKLDHISESVPVLELFSNIWGAGAKTAQMWYQQGFRTLDDIRAKATLTSQQAVGLKHYKDFLERMPREEAAEIEQTVRRAALALQPGLVCVACGSYRRGKPTCGDVDVLVTHPDGQSHRGVFSKLLDSLHRSGFLTDDLVSQEDNGDQKKYLGVCRLPGPAQRHRRLDIIVVPYSEFACALLYFTGSAHFNRSMRALAKTKGMSLSEHALSSAVMRGPGGVKVASGHTVPTPTERDVFIQLGLPYREPSERDW; encoded by the exons ATGGAGCCACAAGGGATTGTCAAAGCCTTTCCCAAGAGGAAGAAGGTGAGGGACGACTTGGGGAAAAGTGTCCCTCCAAAGATCTCAAAAGAGGAAGGAACAGAGATACCTGAGG CAGAGTGGCTGAAACCTGTCACTGCTTACGTTTTGCAAGCTGGCATCGGCCAAGCCAGGGCAGAGATCTTCCACAAGCAGATTGTCCAGAACGGCGGTGTCGTACACAACCAGCTCTCCTCAGAGGTGTCACACATCATTGTGGCTGAAGACATGGACTGTAATCGGGCCCTTCGGCTCCTTAAATTAACCAAGCTGCCTCCAGGGTTGCAGCTAGTGAAGGCATCCTGGCTAAGTGCTTGCATCAGAGACCAGAAGCTGTTGAGTACTGCTGGCTATGGTGTCTTTATCCCTTGCAG GTACCTGAAGGAGGGAGAACTGcagaaagagcagcagcagcaggaggtacTGGGCAGTGAAGAGATCCAGCCCCCAGTGGAGGAGGGAGCAGTGAATCCAAATGCTGAAGCACAGGTCGGGGATTCCTCACAGCAAGGCCTGGGCATCCTTGGACAGCAACAGCTGGCTGAG AAAGTCTCTGATGAAGAAGACAGTGAAGGAGAAGATGCTAGTGTCACCCAGGGAGATCTGGAAGCACTGATATCTGGCCGCTACCCTGTGAAATCATCAGAGGAGACCAGTGACAGCTCTTCCACAGTGGCGCAGCCTGCCAGCAAGTGGGTGTGTGCCCATTCCTCCAACAGCAAGAAGGAGAATCACAACCAATGCATCACAGAGAAGCTGGAAGTGCTGGCAAAGGCCTATTCTGTCCAGGGGGACAAATGGAGAACTCTGGGCTACACCAAAGCCATCAATGCACTCAAGAGCTACCACAAACCAGTCACCTCCTTCCAG GAAGCCTGTAAAATTCCTGGGATTGGGAAGCGAATGGCAGAGAAGATCCTGGAGATCTTGGAGAGTGGGCATCTGCGCAAGCTGGATCACATCAGCGAAAGCGTGCCTGTACTGGAGCTGTTTTCCAACATCTGGGGAGCAGGGGCCAAGACGGCTCAGATGTGGTACCAGCAG GGTTTCCGAACGCTGGATGATATCCGTGCCAAGGCGACTCTCACCAGCCAGCAAGCTGTGGGGCTGAAGCACTACAAGGATTTCCTGGAGCGCATGCCCCGGGAGGAAGCTGCAGAGATAGAACAGACC GTCAGACGAGCTGCACTGGCCCTGCAGCCTGGGCTCGTGTGTGTGGCATGTGGTTCCTACCGTCGGGGGAAGCCCACCTGTGGAGACGTGGACGTGCTGGTCACTCACCCGGATGGGCAGTCTCACCGTGGGGTGTTCAGCAAGCTGCTTGACAGCCTCCACAGGAGCG GCTTCCTTACAGATGACCTGGTGAGTCAGGAGGACAATGGTGATCAGAAGAAGTACCTGGGGGTATGCCGCCTCCCTGGGCCAGCCCAGCGTCACCGCCGGCTTGACATCATTGTGGTGCCTTATAGTGAGTTTGCCTGCGCTCTGCTCTACTTCACTGGCTCGGCTCACTTCAACCGCTCCATGCGTGCCCTGGCCAAGACCAAGGGTATGAGCCTCTCAGAGCATGCCCTCAGCTCGGCTGTGATGCGAGGCCCTGGAGGTGTCAAGGTGGCCTCTGGCCATACAGTGCCCACCCCTACGGAGAGAGATGTCTTCattcagctggggctgccttACCGGGAGCCCTCAGAACGGGACTGGTGA
- the POLL gene encoding DNA polymerase lambda isoform X3 produces MEPQGIVKAFPKRKKVRDDLGKSVPPKISKEEGTEIPEEWLKPVTAYVLQAGIGQARAEIFHKQIVQNGGVVHNQLSSEVSHIIVAEDMDCNRALRLLKLTKLPPGLQLVKASWLSACIRDQKLLSTAGYGVFIPCSRYLKEGELQKEQQQQEVLGSEEIQPPVEEGAVNPNAEAQVGDSSQQGLGILGQQQLAEKVSDEEDSEGEDASVTQGDLEALISGRYPVKSSEETSDSSSTVAQPASKWVCAHSSNSKKENHNQCITEKLEVLAKAYSVQGDKWRTLGYTKAINALKSYHKPVTSFQEACKIPGIGKRMAEKILEILESGHLRKLDHISESVPVLELFSNIWGAGAKTAQMWYQQGFRTLDDIRAKATLTSQQAVGLKHYKDFLERMPREEAAEIEQTVRRAALALQPGLVCVACGSYRRGKPTCGDVDVLVTHPDGQSHRGVFSKLLDSLHRSGFLTDDLVSQEDNGDQKKYLGVCRLPGPAQRHRRLDIIVVPYSEFACALLYFTGSAHFNRSMRALAKTKGMSLSEHALSSAVMRGPGGVKVASGHTVPTPTERDVFIQLGLPYREPSERDW; encoded by the exons ATGGAGCCACAAGGGATTGTCAAAGCCTTTCCCAAGAGGAAGAAGGTGAGGGACGACTTGGGGAAAAGTGTCCCTCCAAAGATCTCAAAAGAGGAAGGAACAGAGATACCTGAGG AGTGGCTGAAACCTGTCACTGCTTACGTTTTGCAAGCTGGCATCGGCCAAGCCAGGGCAGAGATCTTCCACAAGCAGATTGTCCAGAACGGCGGTGTCGTACACAACCAGCTCTCCTCAGAGGTGTCACACATCATTGTGGCTGAAGACATGGACTGTAATCGGGCCCTTCGGCTCCTTAAATTAACCAAGCTGCCTCCAGGGTTGCAGCTAGTGAAGGCATCCTGGCTAAGTGCTTGCATCAGAGACCAGAAGCTGTTGAGTACTGCTGGCTATGGTGTCTTTATCCCTTGCAG CAGGTACCTGAAGGAGGGAGAACTGcagaaagagcagcagcagcaggaggtacTGGGCAGTGAAGAGATCCAGCCCCCAGTGGAGGAGGGAGCAGTGAATCCAAATGCTGAAGCACAGGTCGGGGATTCCTCACAGCAAGGCCTGGGCATCCTTGGACAGCAACAGCTGGCTGAG AAAGTCTCTGATGAAGAAGACAGTGAAGGAGAAGATGCTAGTGTCACCCAGGGAGATCTGGAAGCACTGATATCTGGCCGCTACCCTGTGAAATCATCAGAGGAGACCAGTGACAGCTCTTCCACAGTGGCGCAGCCTGCCAGCAAGTGGGTGTGTGCCCATTCCTCCAACAGCAAGAAGGAGAATCACAACCAATGCATCACAGAGAAGCTGGAAGTGCTGGCAAAGGCCTATTCTGTCCAGGGGGACAAATGGAGAACTCTGGGCTACACCAAAGCCATCAATGCACTCAAGAGCTACCACAAACCAGTCACCTCCTTCCAG GAAGCCTGTAAAATTCCTGGGATTGGGAAGCGAATGGCAGAGAAGATCCTGGAGATCTTGGAGAGTGGGCATCTGCGCAAGCTGGATCACATCAGCGAAAGCGTGCCTGTACTGGAGCTGTTTTCCAACATCTGGGGAGCAGGGGCCAAGACGGCTCAGATGTGGTACCAGCAG GGTTTCCGAACGCTGGATGATATCCGTGCCAAGGCGACTCTCACCAGCCAGCAAGCTGTGGGGCTGAAGCACTACAAGGATTTCCTGGAGCGCATGCCCCGGGAGGAAGCTGCAGAGATAGAACAGACC GTCAGACGAGCTGCACTGGCCCTGCAGCCTGGGCTCGTGTGTGTGGCATGTGGTTCCTACCGTCGGGGGAAGCCCACCTGTGGAGACGTGGACGTGCTGGTCACTCACCCGGATGGGCAGTCTCACCGTGGGGTGTTCAGCAAGCTGCTTGACAGCCTCCACAGGAGCG GCTTCCTTACAGATGACCTGGTGAGTCAGGAGGACAATGGTGATCAGAAGAAGTACCTGGGGGTATGCCGCCTCCCTGGGCCAGCCCAGCGTCACCGCCGGCTTGACATCATTGTGGTGCCTTATAGTGAGTTTGCCTGCGCTCTGCTCTACTTCACTGGCTCGGCTCACTTCAACCGCTCCATGCGTGCCCTGGCCAAGACCAAGGGTATGAGCCTCTCAGAGCATGCCCTCAGCTCGGCTGTGATGCGAGGCCCTGGAGGTGTCAAGGTGGCCTCTGGCCATACAGTGCCCACCCCTACGGAGAGAGATGTCTTCattcagctggggctgccttACCGGGAGCCCTCAGAACGGGACTGGTGA